The following are encoded together in the bacterium genome:
- a CDS encoding (Fe-S)-binding protein, whose protein sequence is MTERRLGAGLSPAQLIEIDACTQCGECLKRCPVQDVTGNPSISPPEKIRMFREFLRASGGLKARLFGPGAMDPRLLQDFVRAVYECTTCGACGQACPVGIFTQRLWPMLRAEMVASGLGPIGPQTELPGAIARTGNPYDKPAAERFAPWFPPHVRVAERAEIGYYAGCTGSYEAQPMVRGDALVLGAIGEPFTMLPAEEEVCCGFPLFITGQFGPLADLVRRLVEGYRARGVKTLVCSCPCCVNIMARDWPALYGAELPFRIRHITQFAVEALRAGKLRVPRRLEERVIYHDPCYLSRGVGVIEEPREVLRAIPGLELVEFERHGLESRCCGSGGAARKVFHENAIAMGRLTIDEAVAKRADRLILACPACHAKVNEAMRGYERQVKISDIMELLASLL, encoded by the coding sequence ATGACTGAGCGGCGCCTCGGCGCCGGGCTCTCGCCCGCGCAGCTCATCGAGATCGACGCCTGCACGCAGTGCGGCGAGTGTCTCAAGCGCTGCCCGGTGCAGGACGTGACCGGGAACCCCTCGATCTCGCCGCCGGAGAAGATCCGCATGTTCCGCGAGTTCCTGCGCGCCAGCGGCGGGCTCAAGGCGCGGCTGTTCGGGCCGGGAGCCATGGACCCGCGCCTGCTGCAGGACTTCGTCCGCGCCGTCTACGAGTGCACCACCTGCGGCGCCTGCGGCCAGGCCTGCCCCGTGGGCATCTTCACCCAGCGGCTCTGGCCCATGCTGCGCGCCGAGATGGTCGCCAGCGGCCTCGGGCCGATCGGGCCGCAGACGGAGCTGCCGGGCGCCATCGCCCGGACCGGCAACCCGTACGACAAGCCGGCGGCCGAGCGCTTCGCGCCCTGGTTCCCGCCGCACGTGCGCGTCGCGGAGCGCGCGGAGATCGGCTACTACGCCGGCTGCACCGGCTCCTACGAGGCGCAGCCGATGGTTCGCGGGGATGCGCTGGTGCTCGGCGCGATCGGCGAGCCGTTCACGATGCTCCCCGCCGAGGAGGAGGTCTGCTGCGGCTTCCCGCTGTTCATCACCGGCCAGTTCGGGCCGCTCGCCGACCTCGTGCGCCGCCTCGTGGAAGGCTACCGCGCCCGCGGCGTGAAGACCCTCGTCTGCTCCTGTCCCTGCTGCGTGAACATCATGGCGCGCGATTGGCCCGCGCTCTACGGTGCGGAACTGCCCTTCCGGATCCGGCACATCACGCAGTTCGCAGTCGAAGCCCTGCGGGCCGGGAAGCTGCGCGTCCCCCGGCGCCTCGAGGAACGGGTGATCTACCACGACCCGTGCTACCTCAGCCGGGGTGTCGGCGTGATCGAGGAGCCGCGGGAGGTGCTGCGCGCGATCCCCGGCCTCGAACTGGTGGAGTTCGAGCGCCACGGCCTGGAGTCGCGCTGCTGCGGCTCGGGCGGGGCGGCGCGGAAGGTCTTCCACGAGAACGCGATCGCGATGGGCCGGCTCACGATCGACGAAGCGGTGGCGAAGCGCGCCGATCGGCTGATCCTCGCCTGTCCGGCCTGCCACGCGAAGGTCAACGAGGCGATGCGCGGCTACGAGCGCCAGGTGAAGATCTCGGACATCATGGAGCTGCTGGCGTCGCTGCTTTGA
- a CDS encoding ABC-type transport auxiliary lipoprotein family protein, with product MKERIVALAAAALLAGCAGLSQETRPTVWFAFEPALPSGGLRAGGPTIEVARFAGVAPFDSDRVATREAASRWAFAAYHRWAAPPGDMVAARLREALGRLDLFGAVFVAPAPIDADYRLCGTVRGLWWDRAARSAVIEVEVSLVGAQSRLLGFWVRRVAMPVGGDGVEDYLAAASKGLAQLTGDVGRDVAGAIAATAP from the coding sequence ATGAAGGAACGGATCGTGGCGTTGGCCGCCGCCGCGCTGCTCGCGGGCTGCGCCGGCCTGTCACAGGAAACGCGTCCCACGGTGTGGTTTGCGTTCGAGCCGGCCTTGCCGAGCGGGGGGTTGCGCGCGGGGGGGCCGACGATCGAGGTCGCGAGGTTCGCCGGCGTGGCGCCGTTCGACAGCGACCGCGTCGCGACGCGGGAGGCGGCGTCGCGCTGGGCGTTCGCCGCGTATCACCGCTGGGCGGCGCCGCCCGGGGACATGGTGGCTGCACGGTTGCGGGAGGCGCTCGGGCGCCTGGACCTGTTCGGGGCCGTCTTCGTCGCGCCGGCGCCCATCGACGCCGACTATCGCCTCTGCGGCACCGTGCGGGGCCTCTGGTGGGACCGCGCGGCGCGCTCGGCGGTCATCGAGGTCGAGGTCTCGCTGGTGGGGGCGCAGTCCCGGCTGCTGGGGTTCTGGGTGCGCCGCGTCGCGATGCCGGTGGGCGGTGATGGAGTGGAGGACTACCTGGCGGCCGCCTCGAAGGGCCTCGCGCAACTCACGGGGGACGTCGGCAGGGACGTCGCGGGCGCGATCGCGGCGACGGCGCCCTAG
- a CDS encoding MlaD family protein gives MATEADKLKVGAFLLGGLLVFCAALVWIGASHVLERRLRYVSYFDESVHGLNVGSAVKFRGVPIGRVAAIGIAPDGRLVEVGMDIEQDFRAGEQVRASVTTSGLTGVSVIDIDFARPGAAPLKLAFAPPERYIPSQPSFLSGLTEALGSIAESLRGTDVGGLVAEFRAAAAAVRQRFEAPEVDRALAKVAAAADSLEVLTRRAAALVEDPRLSRALDGVVGAAERVGGAARAVEAVAGDPRVAQTLEDARAAAAVLRRGAEDIRAEVAAVHAGARLDSMQRKIEDAMAGVSGAAQSAAASVGDTGAAATRTAERWERLATDLNRSLGEAVSRLDRAAGRLESLATSIEANPAKLLGKPPKEDFR, from the coding sequence ATGGCCACCGAGGCCGACAAACTCAAGGTCGGGGCCTTCCTGCTCGGGGGGCTCCTGGTCTTCTGCGCGGCGCTCGTCTGGATCGGGGCCTCGCACGTCCTCGAGCGGCGCCTGCGCTACGTGAGCTACTTCGACGAGAGCGTGCACGGCCTGAACGTCGGCTCGGCGGTGAAGTTCCGGGGGGTGCCGATCGGGCGCGTCGCCGCGATCGGGATCGCCCCCGACGGCAGGCTCGTCGAGGTGGGCATGGACATCGAGCAGGATTTTCGCGCCGGGGAGCAGGTGCGCGCGAGCGTCACGACCTCGGGGCTCACCGGCGTGAGCGTCATCGACATCGACTTCGCGCGGCCGGGCGCGGCCCCGCTGAAGCTCGCGTTTGCGCCGCCGGAGCGCTACATCCCCTCGCAGCCCTCGTTCCTCTCCGGTCTCACGGAGGCGCTGGGCAGCATCGCGGAGAGCCTTCGCGGGACCGACGTCGGCGGCCTCGTCGCCGAATTCCGCGCCGCGGCCGCGGCCGTCCGCCAGCGCTTCGAGGCGCCCGAGGTCGACCGGGCGCTGGCAAAGGTGGCCGCGGCGGCGGACTCGCTGGAGGTCCTGACCCGCCGGGCCGCCGCGCTTGTCGAGGACCCCCGTCTCTCTCGCGCGCTCGACGGCGTCGTCGGGGCCGCGGAGCGCGTGGGGGGCGCCGCGCGCGCGGTCGAGGCGGTCGCCGGCGACCCGCGGGTCGCGCAGACGCTCGAGGACGCCCGGGCGGCCGCCGCGGTCCTGCGACGCGGCGCCGAGGACATCAGGGCCGAGGTCGCCGCGGTGCACGCCGGGGCGCGCCTCGACAGCATGCAGCGCAAGATCGAGGACGCGATGGCCGGCGTCAGCGGGGCCGCGCAGTCGGCGGCCGCGAGCGTGGGAGATACCGGTGCGGCTGCGACGAGGACGGCGGAGCGTTGGGAGCGGCTGGCGACGGACCTCAATCGTTCGCTGGGGGAGGCGGTGTCCCGGCTCGACAGGGCGGCCGGCCGGCTCGAGAGCCTGGCAACGTCGATCGAGGCCAATCCGGCGAAATTGCTCGGCAAGCCGCCGAAGGAGGACTTCCGATGA
- a CDS encoding ATP-binding cassette domain-containing protein, whose product MGAIAAIEAQQLAVGYAGSPLLGEVTFDVAAGEVFAILGESGAGKTTLVRTLLGLLPALGGSLRVAGRELVGAGEDARDAVLGDIGVAFQSGALFDSLTLAENVLVPIRARTDLPASTAALLARVTLATVGLADAADLLPAQISGGMRKRAGIARAMALDPKILVLDEPTSGLDPLTAADLDRLILTLNRGLGITVLMVTHDLASTFAVAGRCILVDARAGGIVAAGPPAELRARHPNPKVRAFFERTV is encoded by the coding sequence ATGGGGGCGATCGCGGCGATCGAGGCGCAGCAGCTGGCGGTGGGCTACGCCGGCTCCCCGCTGCTGGGCGAGGTCACCTTCGATGTCGCAGCGGGCGAGGTCTTCGCCATCCTCGGCGAGAGCGGCGCCGGCAAGACGACGCTCGTGCGGACGCTCCTCGGCCTGCTGCCCGCGCTCGGCGGCAGCCTCCGCGTGGCCGGGCGGGAGCTGGTCGGCGCCGGCGAGGACGCGCGCGATGCGGTCCTTGGCGACATTGGCGTGGCGTTCCAGTCCGGCGCGCTCTTCGACTCGCTGACGCTTGCCGAGAACGTCCTCGTCCCGATCCGGGCGCGCACCGACCTGCCGGCGTCGACGGCGGCCCTGCTCGCGCGCGTGACCCTCGCCACCGTCGGCCTCGCGGACGCGGCGGACCTGCTGCCGGCGCAGATCTCCGGCGGGATGCGCAAGCGGGCGGGCATCGCGCGCGCCATGGCGCTGGACCCGAAGATCCTCGTGCTCGATGAGCCCACCTCCGGCCTCGACCCGCTGACGGCGGCGGACCTGGACCGGCTGATTCTCACGCTCAACCGCGGCCTCGGCATCACCGTGCTGATGGTCACCCACGACCTGGCGAGCACCTTCGCCGTGGCCGGCCGCTGCATCCTGGTCGACGCGCGCGCCGGCGGCATCGTCGCGGCGGGGCCGCCCGCCGAGCTGCGCGCCAGGCACCCGAACCCGAAGGTCCGCGCCTTCTTCGAGCGGACGGTCTAG
- a CDS encoding ABC transporter permease, with the protein MEESGFLVSWERGAAGTRAVVSGVLSHRTAATARGALLSGFAGAPRPASVDLSSVAYLDGAGAAVLLEVDRALRPSGGRLEITGAGTAAGILSLVDWEALVGAPGRAPVRRQNVVAQVGGGILAVAADARGLIAFTGALALAFARDLARRRLRWAETFRLIETSGVDAAPIVALISTLMGLIMAFLGALQLRQYGANIYVADGVALAMVRELGPIMTAVLVAGRSGSGFAAELGSMAVDDQVDALVTMGLEPVSHLAVPRVMAVVLAMPCLAMLSDLTGITGGLVVGVLQLDLTIPQYLAETRSILTVRHLMIGIVKSLTFGLLVSAVGCYRGLGVRGGAEQVGRAATGSVVAGIFLIVLADALFAVILAYLPF; encoded by the coding sequence GTGGAAGAGAGCGGATTTCTTGTTTCGTGGGAGCGGGGGGCGGCCGGCACGAGGGCCGTCGTCTCCGGCGTCCTCTCGCACCGGACGGCGGCCACCGCCCGCGGCGCCCTGCTGTCGGGGTTCGCGGGCGCGCCGCGGCCGGCGTCCGTGGACCTCTCGTCCGTGGCGTACCTCGACGGCGCGGGGGCGGCCGTGCTCCTGGAGGTCGACCGCGCGCTGCGGCCATCCGGAGGCAGGCTCGAGATCACGGGGGCGGGAACCGCCGCCGGCATCCTCTCGCTGGTCGACTGGGAGGCGCTGGTCGGTGCGCCCGGGCGGGCGCCCGTCCGCCGGCAGAACGTGGTGGCGCAGGTCGGCGGCGGCATCCTTGCGGTCGCCGCCGATGCGCGGGGGCTCATCGCCTTCACCGGCGCGCTGGCACTCGCCTTCGCGCGCGATCTGGCGCGCCGCCGCCTGCGCTGGGCGGAGACCTTCCGCCTGATCGAGACCTCGGGCGTCGACGCGGCGCCGATCGTGGCGCTCATCTCGACGCTGATGGGGCTCATCATGGCCTTCCTGGGGGCGCTGCAGCTGCGGCAGTACGGCGCCAACATCTACGTCGCCGACGGCGTGGCCCTCGCGATGGTGCGCGAGCTCGGGCCGATCATGACGGCGGTGCTGGTCGCCGGGCGCTCCGGCAGCGGCTTCGCCGCGGAGCTCGGCTCGATGGCCGTCGACGACCAGGTGGACGCCCTGGTGACCATGGGCCTCGAGCCGGTGTCGCACCTGGCGGTGCCGCGCGTGATGGCCGTCGTGCTCGCCATGCCGTGCCTGGCCATGCTCTCGGACCTGACGGGCATCACCGGCGGCCTGGTCGTGGGCGTGCTGCAGCTGGACCTCACGATCCCCCAGTACCTCGCCGAGACGCGCTCCATCCTCACCGTGCGCCACCTGATGATCGGCATCGTCAAGTCCCTGACGTTCGGCCTGCTGGTGAGCGCCGTCGGCTGCTACCGGGGCCTCGGCGTCCGCGGCGGCGCCGAGCAGGTGGGGCGCGCCGCGACCGGTTCCGTCGTGGCCGGCATCTTCCTGATCGTGCTGGCGGACGCCCTGTTCGCGGTGATCCTGGCGTACCTGCCGTTCTAG
- a CDS encoding ribonucleotide reductase N-terminal alpha domain-containing protein has product MSTQAASAVVPSLTSNALTVLKKRYLKKSPQGEPLESPADMFRRVARVIAGAETLFNPAADAEALAETFYALMTNLEFLPNSPTLMNAGRELGQLSACFVLPVGDSIEDIFDAVKFTALIHKSGGGTGFSFSRLRPANDVVMSTTGISSGPISFMRVFDLATETIKQGGTRRGANMGILRVDHPDIMNFIRSKSDLKCFNNFNISVGLTEAFMQAVAADGEYDLVNPRSREIAGRLKAREVFASIVHHAWATGEPGIVFLDRLNRDNPTPQVGEIESTNPCVTAETFVQTAEGPRQVRQLIGRPFTALVNGAAFASGPQGFFATGTKPVFRLRTREGHSLRLTGDHPVRRAASVTRARVLEEWVPAAQLEPGDRIVLHRHESLCWPGKYGEAEGYLLGLLVGDGTLKADKAVLSVWPMRSAVNGDTTADGIAGVMRAAAGYAEALPHRSDFAGWTEVAGRGEHRLALGHVKRVGEDLGLVPGAKAITPALEQCSSDFCRAFLRGLFDADGSVQGSTAKGVSVRLAQSDLATLEAAQRMLLRLGIASTIYRDRRPAGTSVLPDGRGGSAACAVRAQHELVVARENLAVFAERVGFHDTAKAARLTAALGSYRRTPNRERFLATVEALEADGTETVYDVQVPGANAFDANGLFVHNCGEQPLLPYESCNLGSINLGRMVRDGRVDWARLAEVTRLAVRFLDNVIEVNNYPLDKIQEMTHANRKIGLGVMGWADMLIALGVPYDSPEAVALAEQVMRAVREEGHAASRGLARERGAFPNFRGSIFDRPGAEPMRNATITTIAPTGTISIIANSSSGIEPLFAVSYVRTVLDKNRLIEVNPAFECIARERGFYSVELMERIAEAGTVRGMEGVPEDVQRVFATAHDITPEVHVRMQAAFQKHTDNAVSKTVNFSTEATEADVEKVFRLAYELDCKGVTIYRDGSREDQVLSTAKKHEAPPLPGMTAPGAAPEAPRAPVIRRRPKALRGSTYQMDTGCGPLYVTINEDDEGIFELFTTMGKAGGCASSQCEAIGRMVSLAWRSGVEAAPVIKQLVGISCHQPAGFGVEKVLSCADAVAKAIERHLCEDGGTANRKRALDRGACPDCGGTVEHLEGCVVCRGCGYSECA; this is encoded by the coding sequence ATGTCGACGCAGGCAGCCAGTGCAGTGGTCCCGTCTCTCACCAGCAACGCCCTCACGGTGCTCAAGAAGCGCTACCTGAAGAAGAGCCCCCAGGGCGAGCCCCTGGAGAGCCCGGCCGACATGTTCCGCCGGGTGGCACGCGTCATCGCGGGCGCCGAGACGCTCTTCAACCCGGCCGCAGATGCCGAGGCCCTGGCGGAGACCTTCTACGCCCTGATGACGAACCTCGAGTTCCTCCCCAACTCGCCGACGCTGATGAACGCCGGCCGCGAGCTCGGCCAGCTCTCGGCGTGCTTCGTGCTGCCGGTCGGCGACTCGATCGAGGACATCTTCGACGCGGTGAAGTTCACGGCGCTGATTCACAAATCAGGGGGCGGTACTGGCTTCTCCTTCTCGCGGCTGCGGCCGGCCAACGACGTCGTGATGAGCACCACCGGCATCTCCAGCGGCCCGATCTCGTTCATGCGCGTCTTCGACCTCGCGACCGAGACCATCAAGCAGGGCGGCACGCGGCGCGGCGCGAACATGGGCATCCTGCGCGTCGACCACCCGGACATCATGAACTTCATCCGCAGCAAGTCCGACCTCAAGTGCTTCAACAACTTCAACATCTCGGTGGGGCTGACCGAGGCCTTCATGCAGGCGGTCGCCGCCGACGGCGAGTACGACCTGGTCAACCCGCGCAGCCGGGAGATCGCCGGGCGGCTCAAGGCGCGCGAGGTCTTCGCGAGCATCGTGCACCACGCCTGGGCGACCGGCGAGCCGGGGATCGTCTTCCTCGACCGCCTCAACCGCGACAACCCGACGCCGCAGGTCGGCGAGATCGAGAGCACGAACCCGTGCGTCACGGCGGAGACCTTCGTGCAGACGGCGGAGGGGCCGCGGCAGGTGCGGCAGCTGATCGGGCGGCCGTTCACGGCGCTGGTGAACGGCGCCGCGTTCGCCTCCGGGCCGCAGGGCTTCTTCGCGACCGGCACGAAGCCGGTCTTCCGGCTGCGCACCCGCGAGGGGCACTCGCTGCGGCTGACCGGCGATCATCCGGTGCGCCGCGCCGCGAGCGTGACGCGCGCCCGCGTCCTCGAGGAGTGGGTGCCGGCGGCGCAGCTCGAGCCCGGCGACCGCATCGTGCTGCACCGCCACGAGAGCCTCTGCTGGCCGGGGAAATACGGCGAGGCCGAGGGGTACCTGCTCGGCCTGCTGGTCGGCGACGGCACGCTCAAGGCCGACAAGGCGGTCCTCTCCGTGTGGCCGATGCGCAGCGCCGTCAACGGCGACACGACGGCCGACGGCATCGCCGGGGTGATGCGCGCGGCCGCGGGGTACGCCGAGGCGCTGCCCCACCGCAGCGACTTCGCCGGCTGGACCGAGGTCGCTGGGCGCGGCGAGCACCGGCTGGCGCTCGGCCACGTGAAGCGCGTCGGGGAGGACCTGGGCCTGGTCCCGGGCGCCAAGGCGATCACGCCGGCGCTCGAGCAGTGCTCCTCGGACTTCTGCCGCGCCTTCCTGCGCGGGCTCTTCGACGCCGACGGCTCGGTGCAGGGCTCGACGGCCAAGGGTGTGAGCGTCCGTCTCGCCCAGAGCGACCTCGCCACGCTCGAGGCCGCGCAGCGCATGCTGCTGCGCCTCGGGATCGCGAGCACGATCTACCGCGACCGGCGGCCCGCAGGGACCTCGGTGCTGCCGGACGGTCGCGGCGGGAGCGCCGCCTGCGCTGTCCGCGCGCAGCACGAATTGGTCGTCGCGCGCGAGAATCTCGCGGTCTTCGCCGAGCGCGTCGGCTTCCACGACACGGCGAAGGCGGCGCGACTGACCGCGGCGCTCGGCAGCTACCGCCGCACCCCCAACCGCGAGCGCTTCCTCGCGACGGTCGAAGCCCTGGAGGCGGACGGCACGGAGACCGTCTACGACGTGCAGGTCCCGGGTGCGAACGCCTTCGACGCCAACGGCCTGTTCGTCCACAACTGCGGCGAGCAGCCGCTGCTCCCGTACGAGTCCTGCAACCTCGGCTCGATCAACCTCGGGCGGATGGTGCGCGACGGCCGGGTCGACTGGGCGCGCCTCGCGGAGGTCACGCGCCTCGCCGTGCGCTTCCTCGACAACGTCATCGAGGTCAACAACTACCCGCTGGACAAGATCCAGGAGATGACGCACGCCAACCGCAAGATCGGCCTCGGCGTCATGGGCTGGGCGGACATGCTGATCGCCCTCGGCGTCCCCTACGACTCGCCCGAGGCGGTGGCCCTGGCCGAGCAGGTGATGCGCGCGGTGCGCGAGGAGGGGCACGCGGCCTCGCGGGGGCTGGCGCGCGAGCGCGGCGCGTTCCCGAACTTCAGGGGCTCGATCTTCGACCGTCCCGGCGCCGAACCGATGCGCAACGCGACGATCACGACGATCGCGCCGACGGGCACGATCTCGATCATCGCCAACAGCTCCTCGGGCATCGAGCCGCTGTTTGCGGTCTCGTACGTGCGCACCGTGCTCGACAAGAACCGGCTGATCGAGGTCAACCCCGCCTTCGAGTGCATCGCCCGCGAGCGCGGCTTCTACAGCGTGGAGCTGATGGAGCGCATCGCCGAGGCCGGCACCGTCCGCGGCATGGAAGGCGTGCCCGAGGACGTGCAGCGGGTCTTCGCGACGGCGCACGACATCACCCCCGAGGTGCACGTGCGCATGCAGGCCGCGTTCCAGAAGCACACGGACAACGCGGTCAGCAAGACCGTGAACTTCTCCACCGAGGCCACCGAGGCCGACGTCGAGAAGGTCTTCCGGCTGGCGTACGAGCTGGACTGCAAGGGCGTCACGATCTACCGCGACGGCTCGCGCGAGGACCAGGTGCTCTCGACCGCGAAGAAGCACGAGGCGCCGCCGCTGCCCGGCATGACCGCGCCGGGCGCCGCGCCGGAGGCGCCGCGCGCGCCGGTGATCCGCCGCCGTCCCAAGGCGCTGCGCGGCTCGACCTACCAGATGGACACCGGCTGCGGGCCGCTGTACGTGACGATCAACGAGGACGACGAGGGCATCTTCGAGCTGTTCACCACCATGGGCAAGGCCGGCGGCTGCGCCTCCAGCCAGTGCGAGGCCATCGGCCGCATGGTCTCGCTCGCCTGGCGCAGCGGCGTCGAGGCCGCGCCCGTCATCAAGCAGCTCGTCGGCATCTCCTGCCACCAGCCGGCCGGCTTCGGCGTCGAGAAGGTCCTCTCCTGCGCCGACGCGGTCGCCAAGGCGATCGAGCGGCATCTCTGCGAGGACGGCGGCACCGCCAACCGCAAGCGCGCGCTGGACCGCGGCGCCTGCCCGGACTGCGGCGGCACCGTCGAGCACCTCGAGGGCTGCGTCGTCTGCCGCGGCTGCGGGTATTCGGAGTGCGCGTAG
- a CDS encoding ATP-dependent Clp protease proteolytic subunit, with product MAKKKSTTDNAAPEVETPSGEQPTNPRGSDSQSPPKAPFYELFALSPENATQQVIKDVASRQIVSILEESPISAGYNVLFLYDENSITRGDSNRIYESLSKADAEKPILLIISSPGGEIPAAYFIAKLCRDATKHELHVSVPRQAKSAATLICCGADKIHMGSLSELGPIDPQIRRMPALAVKHSVEHLAQLAAQYPGARDMLSDYLTKSLPIETLGYYERAAESAVQYAERLLSARIAVRSSKEANAEIAKRLVYFYKDHGFAIDAAEATTIFGATVIQRNTGEYLLSNRLYSSLDLMSWILRDRFKKVLSVAGNCSDGIWTYSAQTG from the coding sequence ATGGCTAAGAAGAAGTCGACCACTGACAACGCGGCTCCCGAGGTTGAGACACCTTCAGGCGAACAACCCACCAACCCCAGAGGATCCGACTCCCAGAGCCCCCCCAAGGCTCCATTCTATGAGCTCTTCGCGCTCAGTCCGGAGAATGCCACCCAGCAGGTCATCAAGGATGTCGCCAGTAGGCAGATCGTCTCAATTCTTGAAGAGTCGCCAATATCAGCCGGCTACAACGTCCTGTTTCTGTACGACGAGAACTCAATTACTCGAGGCGACTCGAACAGAATCTACGAGTCACTTTCGAAAGCAGACGCCGAGAAGCCGATCTTGTTGATCATTAGTTCCCCCGGGGGAGAGATACCCGCCGCTTACTTCATCGCCAAGCTCTGCCGGGACGCAACAAAGCACGAACTTCATGTTTCCGTCCCGCGACAGGCCAAGTCTGCCGCGACGCTGATTTGTTGCGGGGCGGACAAGATCCACATGGGAAGCCTGAGTGAACTTGGCCCGATCGATCCGCAGATTCGCCGCATGCCTGCACTGGCGGTCAAGCACTCTGTCGAACACTTGGCGCAACTTGCTGCGCAGTACCCTGGTGCTAGAGACATGCTCAGCGACTACCTTACAAAGTCTCTTCCAATTGAGACGCTTGGCTACTACGAGCGAGCAGCTGAATCGGCTGTTCAATACGCTGAGCGGCTGCTGTCAGCGCGGATTGCTGTTCGATCTTCGAAGGAAGCCAACGCCGAAATTGCGAAGAGACTCGTCTACTTCTACAAGGATCACGGTTTCGCAATCGACGCGGCGGAAGCCACGACCATTTTTGGGGCAACTGTGATCCAGCGCAATACGGGCGAATACCTTCTCAGTAACCGACTCTATTCGTCTCTCGATCTGATGTCGTGGATCCTTCGAGATCGATTCAAGAAGGTCCTTAGCGTCGCCGGCAACTGCAGCGATGGGATATGGACCTACAGTGCGCAGACTGGGTGA
- a CDS encoding DUF91 domain-containing protein — MKNYVRLMLGKKSVHAAECFAGGFVGVDFGIAQDLTGRLPEGFRTFNREFIPIYLATHPDVTSKIAAGLSCGFLWTVAKWIKIGDVILSPDGGGRYRVGEVTGNYAYQPGGVLPHRRPVRWSDTYIDRADMSESLQKSTGSIGTVSDVTRYREEIEKLMGGIVVHPVGPDAEVIEDPAAFAMEKHLEDFLVQNWAQTDLGKEYDIFEEDGERVGQQYPSDTGPIDILAVSKDKKRLLVVELKKGRASDAVVGQTLRYMGFVQEVLAENGQLVQGAIIALEDDQRIRRALAMAPSIIFYRYQISFKLLRA; from the coding sequence ATGAAGAACTATGTCCGGCTCATGCTCGGCAAGAAGAGCGTCCATGCCGCCGAGTGCTTCGCCGGCGGCTTCGTCGGCGTCGATTTTGGCATCGCCCAGGATCTGACAGGCAGGCTGCCCGAGGGTTTTCGCACCTTCAACCGGGAGTTCATCCCGATCTACCTTGCGACGCACCCGGACGTCACCTCCAAGATCGCCGCGGGCCTCTCGTGCGGCTTTCTCTGGACGGTTGCCAAGTGGATCAAGATCGGCGACGTCATCCTCTCCCCGGACGGCGGCGGCCGCTACCGCGTGGGAGAGGTGACGGGCAACTACGCTTATCAGCCCGGAGGCGTATTGCCGCACCGGCGCCCCGTCCGCTGGTCCGACACGTACATCGACCGCGCCGACATGAGCGAGTCCCTGCAGAAATCGACCGGCTCCATTGGCACCGTCTCCGATGTGACGCGATACCGCGAAGAGATTGAGAAGTTGATGGGCGGCATAGTGGTACACCCCGTCGGCCCTGACGCTGAGGTCATTGAGGACCCAGCGGCTTTCGCCATGGAGAAACACCTCGAGGACTTCCTGGTGCAGAACTGGGCCCAGACCGACCTCGGCAAGGAATACGACATCTTCGAGGAGGACGGCGAGCGAGTCGGTCAGCAGTATCCCTCCGACACAGGGCCGATCGACATCCTCGCCGTCAGCAAGGACAAGAAGCGGCTCCTGGTCGTGGAACTGAAGAAGGGCCGGGCCAGCGATGCAGTCGTGGGCCAGACGCTGCGCTACATGGGCTTCGTGCAGGAAGTGCTCGCCGAGAACGGGCAGCTCGTACAGGGGGCGATCATCGCGCTTGAAGACGATCAACGCATCCGCCGGGCGCTGGCCATGGCACCGAGCATCATCTTCTACCGCTATCAGATCAGCTTCAAGCTGCTGCGGGCATAG
- a CDS encoding nucleotidyltransferase domain-containing protein, translating to MNIPILGFIVPNMGMEKRTSESTASSPLGLGDALFTKVQQRVLGVLFGNPARSFFANEIIALAESGVGAVQRELARLAAAGLVTVTRVGKQKHYQANATSAVFSELRGLVLKTSGLADVVRSALAPLRSQIRCAFVYGSVATGQDTAASDVDLMVVSDSLTHSDLFSTLEAASARLGRRVNPTVYSHQEIGRRIQERNAFVTRVLQQPRIWLIGNDNDLAT from the coding sequence TTGAACATTCCCATATTGGGGTTTATCGTACCCAATATGGGAATGGAGAAACGTACTTCGGAGAGCACTGCATCCTCCCCGTTGGGTCTCGGGGATGCGCTCTTCACCAAGGTACAGCAGCGCGTGCTGGGCGTGCTCTTCGGCAATCCGGCCCGGAGCTTCTTCGCCAACGAGATCATCGCTCTCGCTGAGTCCGGCGTCGGAGCGGTCCAGCGAGAACTTGCGCGGCTCGCCGCTGCGGGGCTGGTGACGGTCACGCGGGTCGGCAAGCAGAAGCACTACCAGGCCAATGCAACGTCTGCCGTCTTCAGCGAACTGCGCGGGCTCGTGCTCAAGACCTCCGGCCTCGCCGACGTCGTGAGGAGCGCCCTTGCGCCCTTGCGATCGCAGATCCGGTGTGCGTTCGTCTACGGCTCCGTGGCCACGGGCCAGGACACGGCCGCCAGCGACGTCGACCTGATGGTCGTGAGCGACAGCCTGACCCATTCCGATCTCTTCTCGACTCTCGAGGCAGCGTCGGCAAGACTTGGCAGGCGTGTCAATCCCACGGTTTACTCGCACCAGGAGATCGGAAGGCGCATCCAGGAAAGGAACGCCTTCGTCACGCGAGTGCTCCAGCAACCCAGAATCTGGTTGATCGGCAATGACAACGACCTCGCCACTTGA